Proteins encoded in a region of the Flavobacteriaceae bacterium HL-DH10 genome:
- a CDS encoding helix-turn-helix domain-containing protein: METEIKAIKECSQTILAIHDVMDILNGKWKVSIIACLCYKKMRYSELLREVKGISGRMLSRELKELEMNQLIIRNVLDTQPVTVEYEITEYGSTLKNLTSTIAEWGMEHRRRIIGK, encoded by the coding sequence ATGGAAACAGAAATAAAAGCAATAAAAGAATGTAGCCAAACCATTTTAGCAATTCACGACGTAATGGATATCCTCAATGGCAAATGGAAAGTATCTATTATCGCATGCCTTTGCTATAAAAAAATGCGTTATTCTGAATTATTAAGAGAGGTAAAAGGAATATCGGGCAGAATGTTGAGTCGAGAATTAAAAGAATTGGAGATGAATCAACTCATTATAAGAAACGTATTAGACACTCAACCTGTAACTGTAGAATACGAAATAACGGAGTACGGCTCAACACTTAAAAATTTGACTAGTACTATTGCCGAATGGGGTATGGAACATAGAAGGAGGATAATTGGCAAATAG
- a CDS encoding DEAD/DEAH box helicase: MSTFQELGLNDDLLRAITDLGFIKPSEVQEKAIPILLESETDLVALAQTGTGKTAAFGFPMLEKIDIDSRTTQGLILSPTRELCLQITNEIKAYGKYCKGLNVVAIYGGSSISDQARDVKRGAQIIVATPGRMKDMISRRMVDISKIQYSVLDEADEMLNMGFKEDITDILSHTPKEKNTWLFSATMPREVATIAKKFMVNPQEITVGNKNESTSNVSHEYYLVNSRDRYQALKRLSDANPDIFSVIFCRTKRDTQKVAENLIEDGYSAGALHGDLSQNQRDMVMKSFRNQQIQMLVATDVAARGIDVDDITHVINYQLPDEIETYTHRSGRTGRAGKTGVSMVIVSKSEVRKIKSIERIIKKQFDKKEIPDGADICEVQLMSLANKIHNTEINHEIDKHLTSINELFADTDKDELIKKFFSVEFTRFYNYYQKSKNLNVSESPRDREGGRESSRDFGGNSDSTRYFINVGSKDGFDWMKLKDFLKEVLELGRDDVFKVEVKESFSFFNTENEQKEKVLAFFTDYKHEGRFVNVEVSENRGGGGRRNDRRGGGKRRDDKRGGGERRSGSKSDSGRRSGDFKSSNSGPNRSERRSSSASKSGNSGSDRPRRSRR, translated from the coding sequence ATGAGCACATTCCAAGAACTAGGTCTAAATGATGACCTTTTACGCGCTATCACTGATTTAGGATTTATTAAACCAAGTGAAGTACAAGAAAAAGCAATCCCAATTTTATTAGAATCGGAAACCGATTTAGTAGCATTAGCACAAACAGGAACTGGTAAAACAGCAGCCTTTGGTTTTCCTATGTTAGAAAAAATTGATATTGATAGCCGAACAACTCAAGGTCTTATTTTATCGCCTACACGTGAGCTTTGTTTACAAATAACCAATGAAATTAAAGCTTACGGCAAGTACTGTAAAGGCTTAAATGTAGTTGCTATTTATGGTGGATCGAGCATTTCAGATCAAGCAAGAGACGTTAAAAGAGGCGCACAAATTATTGTAGCAACGCCTGGTCGTATGAAAGATATGATTAGCAGACGTATGGTTGATATTTCTAAAATACAATACAGTGTTTTAGATGAAGCTGATGAAATGCTAAACATGGGTTTTAAAGAAGATATTACTGATATTCTTTCTCACACACCAAAAGAAAAAAATACCTGGTTATTTTCTGCAACCATGCCAAGAGAAGTAGCAACTATTGCTAAAAAATTCATGGTTAACCCACAGGAAATTACTGTTGGAAATAAAAATGAAAGTACAAGCAACGTTTCTCATGAATACTATTTAGTTAATTCTAGAGACCGTTACCAAGCTTTAAAACGTTTATCGGATGCTAATCCTGATATATTTTCTGTTATTTTCTGTAGAACAAAACGTGATACTCAAAAAGTAGCTGAGAACTTAATTGAAGATGGTTATAGCGCTGGCGCTTTACACGGCGATTTAAGTCAGAATCAACGTGATATGGTTATGAAATCGTTTAGAAATCAACAAATACAAATGCTTGTAGCGACTGATGTTGCTGCTCGTGGTATTGATGTAGACGATATTACACACGTTATAAACTACCAATTACCAGACGAAATTGAAACTTACACACACCGTTCTGGACGTACAGGACGTGCTGGAAAAACAGGGGTTTCTATGGTAATTGTATCAAAAAGTGAAGTACGCAAAATAAAAAGTATTGAGCGTATTATAAAAAAACAATTTGACAAAAAAGAGATTCCTGATGGTGCCGATATTTGCGAAGTACAATTAATGTCGCTAGCTAATAAAATTCACAATACAGAAATTAATCATGAAATTGATAAACACTTAACTAGTATTAACGAATTGTTTGCTGATACTGATAAAGATGAATTGATTAAAAAATTCTTCTCGGTAGAATTCACACGTTTCTATAATTACTATCAAAAATCTAAAAACTTAAATGTTTCTGAAAGTCCTAGAGATAGAGAAGGCGGTCGTGAAAGCAGTAGAGATTTTGGTGGAAATTCTGATTCTACACGTTATTTTATAAACGTTGGTAGTAAAGATGGCTTCGATTGGATGAAGTTAAAAGACTTCTTAAAAGAAGTTCTTGAACTTGGTAGAGATGATGTTTTTAAAGTAGAAGTAAAAGAGAGTTTCTCTTTCTTTAATACTGAAAACGAACAAAAAGAAAAAGTACTTGCGTTCTTTACAGATTATAAACACGAAGGACGTTTTGTAAATGTTGAAGTTTCAGAAAACCGCGGTGGTGGTGGAAGACGCAACGACAGACGTGGTGGCGGCAAACGTCGTGATGATAAACGTGGTGGCGGAGAAAGACGTTCTGGATCTAAAAGTGATTCTGGAAGAAGAAGTGGCGATTTTAAATCTAGCAATTCTGGACCTAATAGATCAGAAAGACGCTCTAGTTCTGCTTCAAAATCAGGTAATTCTGGTTCAGACAGACCAAGACGTTCACGTAGATAA
- a CDS encoding carboxypeptidase-like regulatory domain-containing protein, producing the protein MKNNLLLFILLFTSAFCMAQEADKVLGVVINSSNDTPLENVNIVNLNQVVGTTTNNKGEFQISAKANDTLHFSYLGFKSIKVRVTNDWLKFGSSNIELTELALALEEVVVNQLKLTGYLEVDIKQVPIINNNYRYSISGLSTGYEASSPGTVSKIIGSIFNPADFLHRMFGKKPNELRKLKKMKEDDEIRNLLASRFDREMLTVLLQVDRVDLDEIVSHCNYSKGFIQTANDLQILDAISECYEEYKVLSRGRSRKI; encoded by the coding sequence ATGAAGAATAACCTGCTCCTATTTATACTCTTATTTACTTCTGCTTTTTGTATGGCGCAAGAAGCCGATAAAGTTTTAGGGGTTGTTATTAATTCTTCAAATGATACGCCTTTAGAAAATGTAAATATTGTAAACCTTAATCAGGTTGTTGGTACAACAACTAACAACAAAGGGGAGTTTCAAATTTCAGCGAAAGCAAACGATACATTACATTTTTCTTATTTAGGATTTAAATCTATAAAAGTAAGAGTTACTAATGACTGGTTAAAGTTTGGAAGCTCTAATATTGAATTAACAGAATTGGCACTTGCACTTGAAGAAGTGGTTGTAAATCAATTAAAACTTACGGGTTATTTAGAAGTAGACATTAAACAAGTACCTATTATTAATAACAATTACCGCTATAGTATTTCTGGTTTAAGCACAGGTTACGAAGCGAGTTCTCCAGGAACTGTTAGTAAAATTATAGGCTCTATTTTTAATCCTGCCGACTTTTTACACCGCATGTTTGGTAAAAAACCAAATGAGTTGCGTAAGCTTAAAAAGATGAAGGAAGATGATGAAATTAGAAACTTACTAGCCTCTCGCTTTGATAGAGAAATGCTAACCGTTTTACTTCAAGTAGATCGTGTAGATTTAGACGAAATAGTAAGCCATTGTAATTACTCTAAAGGGTTTATACAAACGGCTAACGATTTACAAATACTTGATGCTATAAGCGAATGCTATGAAGAATATAAAGTTTTAAGTAGAGGTCGAAGTCGGAAGATTTAA
- a CDS encoding carboxypeptidase-like regulatory domain-containing protein: MTTKIKLLLLLILPTTVISQNITGKIYDEESTIKGAKIFNISNNTSTYTDDKGDFKIQASVNDTVILSSLFHKEKKVKLTENHLKETNVFELKKIVNALDEVLLSENREVVIFNAKIYAKIFSIQMKNDMKNRPYLYHPPPSGNIDFIKIAGLIGKLFKIKKKKDAPFITATYKTFDSLFKNDEFFNKNLLTNQLQIKEAYKPLFFDYCDVKQIDKQLLKKENRVILLDSLFNCSKEFLEIVEKSKKDSITN, translated from the coding sequence ATGACCACCAAAATTAAACTACTACTCTTATTAATATTACCAACAACTGTTATTTCTCAAAATATTACTGGAAAAATTTACGATGAAGAATCTACCATAAAAGGAGCTAAAATTTTTAATATTTCTAATAATACAAGTACTTATACCGATGACAAAGGCGATTTTAAAATACAAGCTTCTGTTAACGATACTGTCATTCTTTCTTCACTATTTCATAAAGAAAAGAAAGTAAAACTTACAGAAAACCATTTGAAAGAAACCAATGTATTCGAACTAAAAAAAATAGTTAATGCTCTAGATGAAGTCTTACTTAGTGAAAATCGTGAAGTAGTAATATTTAATGCCAAAATATATGCCAAAATATTTAGTATACAAATGAAAAACGACATGAAAAACAGACCCTATTTATACCATCCACCACCCAGTGGAAATATAGACTTCATTAAAATTGCAGGTCTAATTGGTAAACTATTTAAAATCAAAAAAAAGAAAGACGCTCCTTTCATTACAGCTACATACAAAACCTTTGATTCCCTTTTTAAAAACGATGAATTCTTTAACAAAAATCTATTAACTAATCAGTTACAAATAAAAGAAGCTTATAAACCCTTATTCTTTGACTATTGCGATGTCAAACAAATTGACAAACAATTACTCAAAAAAGAAAACCGCGTTATTCTTCTAGATAGTTTATTTAATTGTAGTAAAGAATTCTTAGAAATTGTAGAAAAATCAAAAAAAGACAGTATTACAAATTAA
- a CDS encoding RNA methyltransferase, with protein sequence MIDLELLEHLETYLTDSRKDKFLKVLQQRTKHFTVATEDVYQLHNTSAVMRSCDVFGIQEVNIIEEQNSKQIDREIAMGAQKWVDLNRYTHVKDCISDLKQKGYQIVATTPHTNDCLLHEFDVTKKACFFFGRETEGLSQEVLDEADVFMKIPMVGFTESLNISVSAAIILQHVTTKLKQTNIDWQLTETEQLEKRLDWCKKTIKSYDDIVERFYNQ encoded by the coding sequence ATGATTGATTTGGAACTTTTAGAACATTTAGAAACCTACTTAACCGACTCTCGAAAAGATAAATTTTTAAAAGTACTGCAACAGCGTACCAAGCATTTTACTGTGGCTACCGAAGATGTTTATCAATTACATAATACCAGTGCGGTAATGCGTAGTTGCGATGTGTTTGGAATACAGGAAGTCAATATTATTGAAGAGCAAAATTCTAAGCAAATTGATAGAGAAATTGCTATGGGCGCTCAAAAATGGGTAGATTTAAATAGGTATACTCATGTAAAAGATTGTATTTCAGATTTAAAACAGAAAGGCTATCAAATTGTTGCTACCACACCACATACTAATGATTGTTTGCTGCATGAATTTGATGTAACTAAAAAGGCTTGTTTTTTCTTTGGTAGAGAAACCGAAGGGCTTTCGCAAGAAGTGTTGGATGAAGCCGATGTGTTTATGAAAATACCTATGGTTGGTTTTACTGAAAGTTTAAATATATCTGTAAGTGCTGCTATTATTTTACAACATGTAACAACAAAGCTAAAGCAAACTAATATAGATTGGCAACTTACTGAAACGGAACAATTAGAAAAACGATTGGATTGGTGTAAAAAAACAATTAAGAGTTATGATGATATTGTTGAGCGTTTTTATAATCAATAA
- a CDS encoding NAD-dependent deacylase yields MKHIVVLTGAGMSAESGIKTFRDADGLWEGYDVMKVATPEGFAVNPELVLDFYNQRRKQLFEVNPNQAHYGLAQLENDFKVSIITQNIDDLHERAGSTNITHLHGELLKVRSTFNANDIQDWKTDLVLGDTDSNGYQLRPHIVWFGEDVPMIEKAVTICKTAHILIIIGTSMQVYPAASLMHYVPENTPTYFIDPKPNIESNQYLTVIPEKATEGIKKVIQML; encoded by the coding sequence ATGAAACACATAGTTGTACTTACGGGCGCAGGCATGAGCGCAGAAAGTGGTATAAAAACCTTTAGAGATGCCGATGGTTTATGGGAAGGTTATGATGTTATGAAAGTAGCCACACCCGAAGGTTTTGCTGTCAATCCAGAATTAGTTTTAGATTTTTATAACCAACGCCGAAAACAATTGTTTGAAGTCAACCCAAACCAAGCACATTACGGTTTAGCGCAACTAGAAAACGATTTTAAAGTAAGTATCATAACTCAAAACATAGATGATTTGCATGAACGTGCAGGAAGCACCAATATAACTCATCTACATGGCGAATTATTAAAAGTTCGAAGCACTTTTAATGCCAACGATATTCAAGACTGGAAAACCGATTTAGTTTTAGGCGACACCGACTCTAATGGCTACCAATTACGCCCACATATTGTGTGGTTTGGAGAAGATGTTCCTATGATAGAAAAAGCGGTTACAATATGTAAAACTGCCCATATTCTTATAATAATTGGCACCTCCATGCAAGTATATCCCGCAGCTAGTTTGATGCATTATGTACCCGAAAACACTCCTACTTATTTTATCGATCCCAAACCGAATATAGAAAGCAATCAATATTTAACTGTAATTCCTGAAAAAGCCACAGAAGGCATAAAAAAGGTTATACAGATGCTTTAA
- a CDS encoding N(5)-(carboxyethyl)ornithine synthase: MILLSMGVIGTSKKQDERRVPIHPEHLNRLPDNIRKQLIFEKGYGKPFNISDETIKKQTGGIASRKDILSNIGSAIIAKPILSDLEELKEGGTIWGYSHCAQQKDITQIAIDKKLTLIAFEDMYVWTPNGQMGRHTFYKNNEMAGYCAVIHALQLKGIDGHYGNQRKVIIFSFGAVSRGAIYALKAHGFRDITICIQRPDHEVREEVLNVNYTRIKKGKDNEPRLIVVEHDGTERPLLDLINESEIIINGTYQDTDDPIDYVIESEKSSLKSGTLIIDVSCDEGMGFYFAKPTTFKNPIIAVDNIDYYAVDHTPSYYWESASRSISAALLVHVPSVISGRDKWYENDTIKNAININKGIIVKNNILRFQNRETGYPHLEKQLF, translated from the coding sequence ATGATCTTATTAAGCATGGGTGTTATTGGCACTTCAAAAAAACAAGACGAAAGACGAGTTCCTATTCACCCAGAACATTTAAACAGACTTCCAGATAACATACGCAAACAACTAATTTTTGAAAAAGGCTATGGCAAACCTTTTAATATAAGCGATGAAACCATAAAAAAACAAACTGGTGGTATAGCTTCAAGAAAAGATATCTTATCAAATATTGGGTCTGCTATTATAGCAAAACCCATTTTAAGCGATTTAGAAGAATTAAAAGAAGGTGGCACTATATGGGGATATTCGCATTGTGCACAACAAAAAGACATAACACAAATTGCTATTGATAAAAAACTGACTTTAATAGCCTTTGAAGACATGTATGTTTGGACTCCTAACGGGCAAATGGGCAGGCACACCTTTTATAAAAACAATGAAATGGCTGGATATTGCGCTGTTATTCATGCGCTGCAATTAAAGGGTATAGATGGTCATTATGGCAATCAGAGAAAAGTCATTATATTTAGTTTTGGAGCTGTTAGCAGAGGTGCTATTTACGCGCTAAAAGCCCATGGGTTTAGAGATATTACTATTTGTATTCAAAGACCAGATCATGAAGTAAGAGAAGAAGTATTAAATGTAAACTACACCCGAATTAAAAAAGGGAAAGACAATGAACCTAGGCTGATAGTTGTAGAACACGATGGAACAGAACGCCCGTTATTAGATTTAATTAATGAATCTGAAATTATAATTAATGGCACCTACCAAGATACCGATGACCCTATTGACTATGTCATTGAAAGTGAAAAATCTAGCCTTAAATCAGGTACCTTAATTATAGATGTAAGTTGCGATGAAGGTATGGGTTTCTATTTTGCAAAACCTACTACTTTTAAAAACCCAATTATAGCAGTAGATAACATTGATTACTATGCCGTAGACCATACACCAAGTTATTATTGGGAAAGTGCTTCTAGATCTATTTCGGCAGCCTTATTAGTGCATGTTCCATCTGTAATAAGTGGTCGTGATAAATGGTATGAAAATGACACCATTAAAAATGCTATTAATATAAACAAAGGCATTATTGTAAAAAACAACATTCTTAGGTTTCAAAATCGTGAAACAGGCTATCCTCATTTAGAAAAGCAACTTTTTTAA
- a CDS encoding response regulator: MAKSEFSERRIKLVYVLSLFTTGLSLIWFFVIYNLGMHQLANYIGLAVLLFVISAIITKRGYITVARIIYMLAFVLSVSMTSSFVGRMGSVEFILMFALGLPFLIFSFRRERHYITIFSFLPILFWVLLYLSDFNLFTNTHMDPEVAGRVIYPISILSTLGLVTYQLVYFSYLNIGYYEKIYSKREEAIEASNAKSRFLSTMSHEIRTPLNAITGLSHILGDSNPRPDQKENIEALNYSGKILLSLVNNVLDFSKMESTTIELDPIPTNIEKAIKQIKKIHESSCLRKGISMQLNIDKNIPIVWLDIVRFNQVINNLVSNAIKFTEEGGVTLKISKISETNTSIRLLTEITDSGIGVAQEDQEKIWEVFTQASSSTKRLYGGTGLGLPIVKSIVEALGGKVKIESKYGIGSRFYFELEMKLASNQDLHEIKQKKEYNLEGKHVLLVEDNHINVMVGKQILEKSNIEVDVAVNGQIAVDMVQEHHYDLVLMDIQMPVMDGYLATKEIRKFNTDLPILALSASVFMEVKNKIITSGMDGFIYKPFEPDDLLDKIDKAINRGVVK; encoded by the coding sequence ATGGCCAAATCTGAATTCTCTGAGAGAAGAATCAAGCTTGTTTATGTACTTTCTTTGTTTACAACTGGATTATCTTTAATTTGGTTTTTTGTAATTTATAACTTGGGCATGCACCAATTAGCCAATTATATTGGATTGGCTGTACTTCTTTTTGTTATTTCTGCTATAATTACCAAAAGAGGATATATTACAGTTGCTCGAATTATCTATATGTTAGCATTTGTTTTAAGTGTGTCTATGACCTCTTCATTTGTTGGGAGAATGGGAAGTGTAGAGTTTATTTTAATGTTTGCTTTAGGGTTGCCTTTTTTAATATTTTCCTTTAGAAGGGAAAGACATTATATAACTATATTTTCATTCTTACCTATTCTTTTCTGGGTGCTTCTTTATTTATCAGATTTCAATTTATTCACAAACACTCATATGGACCCTGAAGTGGCAGGAAGGGTTATTTACCCTATATCTATTTTAAGTACTTTAGGTTTGGTAACGTATCAATTAGTCTATTTTTCATATTTAAACATAGGTTATTATGAGAAAATATATAGTAAAAGAGAAGAGGCTATTGAAGCATCTAATGCAAAATCACGGTTTTTAAGTACTATGAGCCATGAGATAAGAACACCGCTTAATGCTATTACAGGACTTTCACATATATTGGGAGATAGTAATCCGCGTCCAGATCAAAAGGAAAATATTGAAGCTTTAAATTATTCTGGGAAAATACTACTGAGCTTGGTAAATAATGTGTTGGATTTTAGTAAAATGGAATCCACAACTATTGAATTGGATCCCATACCTACCAATATAGAAAAAGCTATAAAACAAATTAAAAAAATACACGAATCTAGTTGTTTGCGCAAAGGGATTAGTATGCAGTTGAACATTGATAAAAATATACCTATTGTTTGGTTGGATATAGTAAGGTTTAATCAAGTTATAAATAACCTTGTTTCTAATGCCATAAAGTTTACTGAAGAAGGAGGGGTAACTTTAAAAATTTCTAAAATATCTGAAACAAATACAAGTATACGTTTGTTAACTGAAATAACTGATTCTGGTATTGGTGTAGCACAAGAAGATCAAGAAAAAATATGGGAAGTGTTTACTCAAGCTTCTAGTAGTACTAAGCGTTTATATGGAGGTACAGGCTTAGGGCTGCCTATTGTAAAAAGTATTGTGGAAGCATTGGGAGGTAAGGTGAAAATTGAAAGTAAATATGGAATAGGGAGTCGTTTTTATTTTGAATTGGAGATGAAACTTGCTTCAAATCAGGATCTTCACGAAATTAAGCAAAAAAAAGAATATAACCTTGAGGGTAAACACGTGTTGTTGGTAGAAGATAACCATATTAATGTCATGGTTGGAAAGCAGATATTGGAAAAATCTAACATAGAAGTTGATGTTGCAGTTAATGGACAAATAGCAGTAGATATGGTACAGGAGCATCATTATGATTTAGTGCTTATGGACATTCAAATGCCAGTGATGGATGGTTATTTAGCTACAAAAGAAATACGGAAGTTTAATACAGATTTACCTATTCTTGCACTTTCAGCCTCTGTTTTTATGGAAGTTAAAAATAAAATCATTACTAGTGGAATGGATGGTTTTATATATAAACCATTTGAACCAGATGACCTTCTTGATAAAATAGACAAAGCTATTAATAGGGGTGTTGTTAAATAA
- a CDS encoding transglutaminase family protein — MWLRIGCDLLFDIEVPTPFILMLRPRSGAEQWLARDEFKIKPNIPVVEFTDNYGNLCQQLIAPAGFFSIQTKADVKTSEFVDVCPGAYFVEIQNLPHNILSYLLPSRYCESDRFSDLASNITANQLPGYDQVAAIETWLINNISYIPGSSDYPISAIEVNYKQSGVCRDLAHLGIALCRSLSIPARMVVGYLYNLQPMDMHAWFEAYVGGRWYTFDATQIRPKGGYVAIGYGHDAADVAVYNQFGPSVFPIQQLIKVERIEDGA, encoded by the coding sequence ATGTGGTTACGAATTGGTTGCGACTTACTGTTTGATATAGAAGTGCCTACGCCATTTATTTTAATGCTACGACCAAGGAGCGGCGCAGAACAATGGCTGGCACGAGATGAGTTTAAAATTAAACCAAATATCCCAGTAGTTGAATTTACAGATAACTACGGAAATCTTTGTCAGCAACTCATAGCTCCTGCGGGATTCTTTTCTATACAAACTAAAGCCGATGTTAAAACTTCTGAATTTGTAGATGTATGTCCAGGTGCTTATTTTGTAGAAATACAAAATTTGCCACACAACATACTTAGTTATTTATTACCAAGCCGATATTGCGAATCGGACAGGTTTAGCGATTTAGCTTCCAATATCACAGCAAACCAATTACCTGGTTATGATCAAGTCGCTGCTATTGAAACATGGCTAATCAATAATATAAGTTATATTCCAGGAAGTAGCGACTACCCTATTTCGGCTATCGAAGTTAATTACAAGCAATCTGGCGTGTGTAGAGATTTAGCTCATTTAGGCATTGCTTTATGCCGAAGCCTTAGTATTCCTGCACGGATGGTAGTTGGCTATTTATATAATTTACAACCTATGGATATGCATGCATGGTTTGAAGCCTATGTTGGCGGACGTTGGTACACTTTCGATGCCACCCAGATAAGACCAAAAGGCGGTTATGTTGCTATTGGTTATGGGCATGATGCTGCCGATGTTGCTGTTTACAACCAGTTTGGACCTTCTGTTTTTCCAATACAACAATTAATCAAGGTTGAACGTATTGAAGATGGCGCATAA
- a CDS encoding DUF3667 domain-containing protein, which yields MGKGLIRQDKTCLNCNYMVEERFCPNCGQENTETRKSFYHIFSHFFKDFTHYDNAFWRTIYNLLFKPAVLSKAFMSGKRLYYLDPIRLYIFISFITFFIISVFPNEIEDIKTSSKEKSLSQTNIPSIDSLHIEERGIDGLTKMGMISQENNDTIKKLLKETKEINSKGIINLGFENINELDSLQKNGADNIEVNSVKNYVLKKWLTIEEELTEEEIFERFSESFSHNLPKVLFIYMPIFAFILWLFNNKKKYYYFDHAIFTLHYFSFLLIMILVIFFIGKLKPLLSMSPVLGWVHFSLKTLGILFMFYYFFPAHRLFYGDKFFLSFIKSALVYFINLFVFSVILVLFSLLTYLNLK from the coding sequence ATGGGAAAAGGACTTATAAGACAAGATAAAACTTGCCTTAACTGCAATTATATGGTTGAGGAACGCTTTTGCCCAAATTGTGGACAAGAAAACACGGAAACACGAAAAAGCTTTTATCATATATTCAGTCATTTTTTTAAAGACTTTACCCACTATGACAACGCATTTTGGAGAACCATTTATAATTTACTATTCAAGCCTGCTGTGTTGTCTAAAGCCTTCATGTCTGGTAAACGTTTATATTATTTAGACCCCATTCGACTTTATATTTTTATCAGTTTTATTACCTTTTTTATAATTTCAGTTTTTCCAAATGAAATTGAGGATATTAAAACCTCCTCAAAAGAAAAATCTTTAAGCCAGACAAATATTCCTTCTATCGATTCATTACATATTGAAGAAAGGGGGATTGATGGTTTAACAAAAATGGGGATGATTTCTCAAGAAAATAATGACACTATTAAAAAGCTGCTAAAGGAAACTAAAGAGATTAATTCAAAGGGTATTATTAATTTGGGTTTTGAAAACATTAATGAGTTAGATTCTTTGCAAAAAAATGGTGCCGATAACATCGAGGTGAACTCAGTAAAAAATTACGTGCTTAAAAAGTGGCTTACAATAGAAGAAGAGCTTACAGAGGAGGAGATATTTGAGCGATTTTCAGAGTCCTTTAGTCATAATTTGCCAAAGGTGTTGTTTATTTATATGCCCATATTTGCTTTTATTTTATGGCTCTTTAATAATAAAAAAAAATATTATTATTTTGATCACGCCATATTTACGCTTCACTATTTTTCTTTTCTACTTATAATGATATTAGTAATTTTCTTTATAGGTAAATTAAAGCCATTATTAAGTATGTCTCCTGTTTTGGGTTGGGTTCATTTTAGTTTGAAAACATTAGGCATTTTATTTATGTTTTATTATTTTTTTCCTGCTCACCGTCTTTTCTATGGGGACAAGTTTTTCCTTTCTTTTATTAAAAGTGCATTGGTTTATTTTATTAATCTATTTGTTTTTAGCGTCATTTTGGTATTGTTTAGCTTGCTTACCTATTTGAATTTAAAATAA